In one Anaerohalosphaeraceae bacterium genomic region, the following are encoded:
- a CDS encoding O-antigen ligase family protein yields the protein MKNTSTCEKTPFLTVSVFWENAALLLILGVLALRSVFIEVTYYTAPASPFLLLPEPVNSLLISFVLLAVFFVHQVLFFLHPPSGQISIRLTLWIGVFVLLGFFSAASASNKRDAITELTTLAAALLIIPTVSELFRKPDRILLFLWVLTALGITAVYQCREQALSDNEAVLRNYEQNPQKVLEEVGIEPGTLKHWQFEHRLRSKDIRGFLTTSNSTGSFLLLCLFGSLGLLRYAFSLPARPERLIQILLYSSAVLCLGYGLFLCRSRGAITAGLSCLFGWIGCLWLGKRLWAFRGQLLTAALLCAAAAVCWAVWYGMHHGRLPGPNALLVRWQYWVSTVQMIAEHPLRGIGGGNFTIWYPLYKIPAAPELIRDPHNFPLSLAAQYGIPAALVFAGILIVPLTAVLRHGPCRPAPSGTGGPTLSSGLLLMAVCAVVLLMVRPWVIGQVDAEADSLVRGAYFLVYYLAPAGVMLLCLWLFVLAGRVPTDSANLQRALLPALGWGISAVLIHNLIDFALFETAVLTAGMLCLGAFWALGAAPSSVSNRKISVRLACVFGPAAVFAVWTYGAVWLPLRAGLLLQQALRTPAQSICLLRAAEAKDPLSPQPAWYQGQILFQQAEKRTADRQPLLEEARKAFTRALSRNPMDYRLMEALGDLFTVWAESENTEDVRTSFYQTSYEWTLQAWQRFPGSDRLVYKLGTLSERLNRPQEAAGWYTLAVQIEDEYRRQFRQMYPNDPIFSRLGESRYQYARDYALSHTAAPAPPESPPSRP from the coding sequence ATGAAAAACACCTCAACCTGCGAAAAAACACCGTTTTTGACGGTTTCTGTTTTTTGGGAGAATGCGGCACTGCTGCTGATTCTCGGGGTGCTGGCGCTGCGGTCTGTTTTTATTGAGGTGACCTACTATACCGCTCCGGCCTCTCCCTTTCTGCTGCTGCCGGAGCCGGTCAACAGTCTGCTGATTTCGTTTGTCCTGCTTGCGGTTTTTTTTGTGCATCAGGTCCTGTTTTTTCTTCATCCACCGTCAGGTCAAATCAGCATTCGGCTGACCCTGTGGATCGGTGTTTTCGTTTTGCTGGGTTTTTTTTCGGCCGCCTCCGCCTCCAACAAACGCGATGCGATTACGGAGCTGACAACACTGGCCGCCGCCCTTCTGATTATCCCGACGGTCTCTGAGCTCTTCCGCAAACCTGACCGGATTCTTCTGTTCCTGTGGGTCTTGACGGCCCTGGGCATCACCGCCGTCTATCAGTGTCGGGAGCAGGCCCTCTCCGACAACGAAGCCGTCCTGCGAAATTATGAACAGAATCCGCAAAAAGTCCTGGAGGAAGTGGGGATTGAACCGGGGACGCTGAAGCACTGGCAGTTTGAGCACCGGCTCCGGTCCAAAGACATACGGGGGTTCCTGACAACCAGCAATTCGACGGGGTCTTTTCTGCTGCTTTGCCTGTTCGGCAGTCTGGGACTGCTGCGGTATGCCTTTTCGCTGCCGGCCCGTCCGGAACGGCTGATTCAGATTCTTCTGTACAGTTCTGCGGTGCTTTGTCTGGGTTACGGGCTGTTTTTGTGCCGAAGCCGCGGGGCCATCACTGCCGGCCTGTCTTGTCTGTTCGGCTGGATAGGGTGTCTTTGGCTGGGCAAACGGCTTTGGGCTTTCCGCGGGCAGCTGCTGACAGCGGCTCTGCTTTGTGCCGCCGCAGCTGTCTGCTGGGCTGTCTGGTACGGAATGCACCACGGTCGGCTGCCGGGCCCCAACGCCCTGCTGGTTCGCTGGCAGTACTGGGTGAGCACGGTTCAGATGATTGCCGAGCATCCCCTGCGGGGCATCGGCGGAGGCAACTTTACAATCTGGTATCCGCTGTACAAAATTCCGGCCGCTCCCGAATTAATCCGGGACCCGCACAACTTTCCGCTTTCTCTGGCGGCCCAATACGGCATTCCCGCCGCCCTCGTGTTTGCTGGCATTCTGATTGTGCCGCTGACCGCCGTGCTCCGGCACGGCCCCTGCCGTCCGGCCCCCTCCGGAACCGGCGGGCCGACTCTTTCGTCGGGGCTGCTCCTGATGGCGGTCTGTGCGGTCGTGCTGCTGATGGTGCGGCCCTGGGTCATCGGTCAAGTCGACGCCGAAGCAGACTCGCTGGTTCGCGGGGCGTATTTTCTGGTGTATTATCTGGCTCCGGCAGGAGTGATGCTTCTGTGCCTGTGGCTGTTCGTTTTGGCCGGACGTGTGCCGACGGATTCGGCGAATCTGCAAAGGGCCCTTCTGCCGGCACTCGGATGGGGGATTTCGGCGGTGCTGATTCACAATCTGATTGATTTTGCCCTCTTTGAAACCGCTGTGCTGACCGCTGGGATGCTCTGTCTGGGGGCGTTTTGGGCTCTGGGGGCGGCTCCTTCTTCGGTTTCCAACCGGAAAATCTCCGTGCGGCTTGCGTGTGTTTTCGGGCCGGCGGCGGTCTTTGCTGTTTGGACTTATGGGGCGGTCTGGCTGCCTCTTCGGGCAGGCCTTCTCCTTCAGCAGGCGCTGCGAACCCCTGCCCAAAGCATCTGCCTGCTGCGAGCGGCCGAAGCAAAAGACCCGCTTTCTCCACAGCCCGCCTGGTATCAGGGCCAAATTCTCTTTCAGCAGGCCGAAAAACGAACCGCTGACAGACAGCCCCTGCTCGAAGAAGCCCGCAAGGCCTTCACCCGCGCCCTGAGCCGCAACCCGATGGACTATCGGCTGATGGAGGCTCTGGGAGATTTGTTCACGGTTTGGGCCGAATCGGAAAACACAGAAGACGTCCGAACCTCTTTTTATCAAACGAGTTATGAATGGACCCTTCAGGCATGGCAGCGTTTCCCGGGCAGCGACCGGCTTGTGTATAAACTGGGGACGCTGTCCGAACGGCTGAACCGGCCTCAGGAAGCCGCCGGCTGGTACACTTTGGCCGTCCAGATTGAAGATGAATACCGCAGACAGTTTCGGCAGATGTACCCGAATGACCCGATTTTCAGCCGGCTGGGAGAAAGCCGCTATCAATATGCCAGAGATTATGCTCTCTCCCATACAGCCGCCCCGGCGCCGCCGGAGTCTCCGCCGTCCAGGCCGTAA
- a CDS encoding MraY family glycosyltransferase, translating to MAFFLVSGLLLGIASFGLTVILTAVVRRAAVRYGFAAHPQPDRYHQSVIALGGGIALFGTLLILLLSAVLSVQFGSEFIRRSFPALSPYLRGFADKQRDLLIVLGCGLVLHLVGLWDDKKRLGPFLKLAVQILVSAAAAVWADIRLEFFIQNRLITLILSVLWMVLLINAFNFLDNMDGVSAGIAAIVSAVLLAAAARSGQVFVGGLAVLLLGSLLGFLTFNFPPARIFMGDAGSLVVGFFVAVLSLRTTYYNPALELPLSAVFMPLVVMAVPLYDFSSVLFLRLRQGKNPLIGDTQHFSHRLRRRGLSDRQVALTLYLTTLCTSAGAVVLQKTDWVGAVLIFLQTLMVLGVIAVLESSGQANQISSKEPK from the coding sequence ATGGCATTTTTTCTTGTTTCAGGTTTGCTTTTAGGAATTGCTTCCTTCGGGCTGACGGTGATTCTGACTGCTGTCGTTCGGCGGGCGGCCGTCCGGTACGGCTTTGCCGCACACCCTCAGCCGGACCGCTATCACCAATCCGTAATCGCACTCGGAGGCGGCATCGCCCTTTTTGGAACCCTTCTGATTCTGCTGCTTTCGGCGGTCCTTTCCGTGCAGTTCGGCTCGGAATTTATCCGCCGCAGTTTTCCCGCTCTGAGCCCCTATTTGAGAGGGTTTGCGGACAAACAGAGGGATTTGCTTATCGTGCTGGGCTGCGGTCTGGTGCTGCATCTTGTCGGACTCTGGGACGACAAAAAGCGTCTGGGCCCCTTTCTGAAGCTGGCGGTCCAAATCCTGGTCTCCGCCGCTGCGGCTGTTTGGGCAGATATCCGCCTCGAATTCTTTATCCAAAACCGGCTGATTACACTTATCCTGTCTGTGCTGTGGATGGTTTTGTTGATTAACGCCTTCAATTTTCTCGACAATATGGATGGGGTTTCAGCCGGAATTGCCGCCATCGTCTCCGCCGTCCTGCTGGCGGCAGCCGCACGCAGCGGACAGGTCTTTGTCGGAGGGCTGGCGGTGCTGCTGCTGGGAAGTCTGCTGGGCTTCCTGACGTTCAACTTTCCGCCTGCGCGGATTTTTATGGGGGATGCAGGCTCGCTGGTGGTCGGTTTTTTTGTGGCCGTGCTCTCGCTTCGCACAACGTATTACAACCCGGCCCTTGAGCTGCCCCTCAGTGCCGTGTTTATGCCGCTGGTTGTGATGGCCGTTCCTCTTTATGATTTCAGCAGCGTCCTGTTTCTTCGGCTTCGGCAGGGGAAAAACCCCCTCATCGGCGATACGCAGCATTTCTCGCATCGGCTTCGCCGCCGCGGATTGTCCGACCGGCAGGTTGCCCTGACTCTTTATCTGACAACGCTCTGTACATCGGCCGGAGCCGTGGTTCTCCAGAAAACCGACTGGGTGGGTGCGGTTTTGATTTTTCTCCAGACGCTGATGGTGCTCGGCGTCATCGCCGTCCTCGAAAGCAGCGGACAGGCCAATCAGATTTCGTCTAAAGAACCCAAATGA
- a CDS encoding nitroreductase family protein yields the protein MDVMKAIENRYSCRAYLPKPVEKDKLMRILEAARLAPSARNLQDWRFVVVTDQQKRTALAQASYNQAFVAQAPVVIAACSVSSYIMRCGQPVAPIDVSIALEHMALEAVELGLATCWIGSFMPHEVRKILQIPTDAVVVELLTLGYPADEFKSPARVPLEKIACFETWSF from the coding sequence ATGGATGTGATGAAGGCGATTGAAAATCGGTATTCCTGTCGGGCTTATTTGCCCAAACCGGTTGAAAAAGACAAACTAATGCGGATATTGGAGGCGGCACGGCTGGCTCCCTCCGCCCGCAATCTGCAGGACTGGCGGTTTGTGGTTGTCACAGACCAGCAGAAGCGAACCGCACTGGCCCAGGCGTCGTACAATCAGGCCTTCGTGGCCCAGGCCCCGGTGGTGATAGCGGCCTGTTCCGTCAGCTCCTACATCATGCGGTGCGGACAGCCCGTAGCCCCGATCGATGTCTCCATTGCCCTCGAGCATATGGCACTGGAAGCGGTCGAATTAGGCCTGGCAACCTGCTGGATTGGCTCTTTTATGCCCCACGAGGTGCGAAAGATTCTGCAAATACCCACGGACGCTGTTGTTGTAGAGCTTTTGACGCTGGGCTATCCGGCCGACGAATTCAAAAGTCCTGCCCGTGTCCCGCTGGAAAAGATTGCCTGTTTTGAAACCTGGAGTTTTTGA
- a CDS encoding DNA methyltransferase translates to YYIDDYPLKVMSEVWTDTAGFNPEQRYVVETRTKVIERCLLMATDPGDLVFDPTCGSGTTAYVAEQWGRRWITCDTSRVALAIARQRLMTAVFDYYELAHPEEGVGSGFMYKTVPHVTLKSIANNPEIDGIYARMHPAIEKALADLNASLKGQKIKFKVTSGGREGHFADFAAPDNATFTMPSGQIVKVNELVEWEVPFEFPADWPESARPPFEAFHRERRAMQKAMDEAIARHAEQETLYDQPFVDRKRVRVSGPFTVEAVPAPAVKSPDELLEEKPQPGDVSIARSGETLRQAEWRDELLRTGIRGKGGQYIYFSRLEPMQGFRWIAAEGETKGEPPMRAVVSFGPEHAPLEQRQVAQALEEAQMLVPKPKLVVFAAFQFDPEAAKDIDETNWPGVTLLKVQMNADLLTDDLKKKRAGNDSFWLIGQPDVEIRRNPDGQYIVEVLGFDYYNTKTGQIESGSKDKIALWMLDTDYDGRSLYPRQVFFPLADDNEAWAKLARNLKAEIDPERIRAYWGTVSLPFEPGEYKRIAVKIVDDRGIESLKILEV, encoded by the coding sequence TTGATCCGACGTGCGGCAGCGGTACGACGGCCTACGTGGCCGAGCAGTGGGGCCGGCGCTGGATTACCTGCGACACCTCGCGGGTGGCGCTGGCCATCGCCCGCCAGCGTCTGATGACCGCCGTCTTCGACTACTATGAACTGGCACATCCGGAAGAAGGCGTCGGAAGCGGCTTTATGTACAAGACTGTGCCGCACGTGACGCTCAAGTCCATCGCCAACAACCCGGAGATTGACGGCATCTACGCCCGCATGCACCCGGCCATCGAAAAGGCACTGGCCGACCTCAACGCCTCGCTAAAGGGGCAAAAAATCAAATTCAAGGTTACATCCGGCGGACGCGAGGGGCATTTTGCGGATTTTGCCGCGCCCGATAATGCCACTTTCACAATGCCCTCTGGTCAAATCGTCAAGGTCAACGAACTCGTGGAGTGGGAAGTGCCGTTCGAGTTCCCTGCCGACTGGCCTGAGTCGGCACGGCCGCCGTTTGAGGCCTTTCACCGGGAACGGCGTGCGATGCAGAAGGCGATGGATGAGGCGATTGCCCGGCATGCTGAGCAGGAAACCCTCTATGACCAGCCGTTTGTGGACCGCAAGCGGGTGCGTGTGAGCGGACCTTTTACCGTAGAAGCCGTACCGGCGCCCGCGGTAAAATCTCCGGATGAGCTGCTGGAGGAAAAACCGCAGCCCGGGGATGTCTCTATCGCTCGAAGCGGGGAGACGCTTCGTCAGGCCGAGTGGCGGGATGAACTCTTACGAACCGGCATTCGCGGCAAGGGGGGGCAATACATTTATTTCAGCCGTCTGGAACCGATGCAGGGGTTCCGCTGGATAGCCGCAGAGGGAGAAACCAAGGGAGAGCCGCCCATGCGTGCGGTGGTTTCTTTCGGACCGGAACATGCCCCGCTGGAACAGCGGCAGGTGGCTCAGGCACTTGAGGAGGCACAGATGCTGGTACCCAAGCCCAAACTGGTGGTTTTTGCGGCGTTCCAGTTCGACCCCGAGGCGGCCAAGGATATTGATGAGACCAACTGGCCGGGAGTTACGCTGCTGAAAGTCCAGATGAATGCAGACCTCTTAACCGACGACCTGAAGAAAAAACGGGCCGGCAATGATTCGTTCTGGCTCATTGGACAGCCGGATGTGGAAATTCGACGAAATCCGGACGGACAATATATTGTCGAAGTGCTCGGTTTTGACTACTACAATACAAAAACCGGTCAGATTGAATCCGGCAGCAAAGACAAAATTGCCCTCTGGATGCTCGATACGGATTATGACGGACGGAGTCTTTATCCGCGTCAGGTCTTCTTTCCCCTGGCTGACGACAACGAAGCGTGGGCGAAGCTGGCCCGCAATCTCAAGGCGGAAATCGACCCCGAGCGCATCCGTGCCTACTGGGGCACCGTGTCGCTGCCCTTTGAACCGGGGGAATACAAGCGTATCGCTGTAAAAATCGTGGATGATCGAGGCATCGAGAGCTTAAAGATACTGGAGGTATAA
- a CDS encoding DEAD/DEAH box helicase family protein, whose product MGKTTIDRLIINSPYEEPQHHWRYERQTRMFELADGRRPAGYVTATPDSKSFDDPGIFVEIPLVNQIRPRVKQWRQAGYPGITSITKRLLEHWTNPENFEQRRFFFCQLEAVETLIWLTEAPASERTGIDIPGDGGKFLRQCCKMATGSGKTIVMAMVIAWHILNKVANPQDARFSKNVLVIAPGLTVKKRLEVLYPSAEHNYYEAFDIVPSALLEKLRQGRVLVRNWHALSWESEEQIKRKKGVDKRGAKSDEAYTREVLGEMANAHNLLVINDEAHHAWRVNPEATGKYLRQRDLKDSAEEATVWIGGLDRLHRSRGILKCYDFTATPFAPSGGRSGEETLFGWIVSDFGLNDAIESGLVKTPRVVVRDDAVPDAQTYKSRLYHIYNDPEVRDDLSRSAKPEEPLPDLVLNAYYLLGYDWRETLRAWRDAGHELPPVMISVCNRTETAARVKHAFETRRIHIDELCDPARILHIDSKVLEKAEAQEEAAVSTESEKNPDEEEERKEPKLKKSEQAELLRRMVDSVGKPGQPGEKIQNVISVGMLSEGWDTKTVTHIMGLRAFTSQLLCEQVVGRGLRRTSYEINPQTGLYNPEYVNIFGVPFTFLPHEEAQDGPPKPPAPKTAVYPDPAKAQYEIRWPNVVRIERVYQPKLTLDWSHVRPLELDATKTAKIAELAPILEGKPDVTNIARIELERLAKEFRTQRIIFETARDVFDQMKHTWKGGREILLAQLVKLIEQFIRSDRISIFPPLFSQDDLFRRLIITLNMSRVVQHIWDSIRQENTERLVPVFDRDHPIRSTGEMRTWYTSKPCERTLKSHINVCVYDSTWEATDAFVLDNSDKVTSWVKNDHLNFEILYLYKGIVYKYRPDFLIRLADGQMLVLETKGEESEKDKVKHQYLDEWCQAVTSHGGFGRWSWFAVRRPGEIHEILNG is encoded by the coding sequence ATGGGTAAGACCACGATTGACCGGCTGATCATCAACTCGCCCTACGAAGAACCGCAGCACCACTGGCGCTACGAGCGGCAGACACGTATGTTTGAATTGGCGGACGGGCGGCGGCCGGCGGGCTATGTGACAGCCACACCGGATTCAAAATCTTTTGATGATCCGGGGATTTTTGTGGAAATTCCGCTGGTCAACCAGATTCGCCCGCGTGTGAAACAGTGGCGCCAAGCGGGGTACCCGGGTATCACGAGCATTACCAAACGGCTTCTGGAGCATTGGACGAATCCAGAAAACTTTGAACAGCGGCGTTTTTTCTTCTGTCAGCTGGAAGCGGTAGAGACGCTGATTTGGCTTACCGAGGCCCCTGCCTCGGAACGGACAGGGATTGACATTCCCGGCGACGGCGGAAAGTTTCTGCGGCAGTGCTGCAAAATGGCAACCGGTTCAGGAAAAACCATTGTGATGGCTATGGTAATCGCCTGGCATATTCTAAACAAGGTTGCAAATCCTCAGGATGCACGGTTTTCCAAAAACGTGCTGGTGATTGCGCCCGGACTTACAGTCAAGAAGCGGCTGGAAGTGCTGTATCCTTCGGCAGAACACAATTACTATGAAGCATTTGACATTGTCCCGTCGGCGCTGCTGGAAAAACTTCGTCAGGGTCGTGTGCTCGTGCGCAACTGGCATGCCCTGTCGTGGGAAAGCGAGGAGCAAATCAAGAGAAAAAAGGGGGTGGACAAACGCGGCGCTAAAAGTGACGAGGCCTATACCCGCGAGGTACTTGGAGAAATGGCAAATGCTCACAATCTTCTGGTCATCAATGATGAAGCCCATCATGCCTGGCGTGTGAACCCGGAAGCGACCGGCAAATACCTGCGGCAACGAGACCTAAAAGACAGCGCTGAAGAGGCAACTGTTTGGATCGGCGGGCTTGATCGTCTGCATCGTTCCCGCGGTATTTTGAAATGCTATGACTTTACAGCCACCCCCTTTGCTCCATCAGGAGGCCGCAGCGGAGAAGAAACATTGTTCGGCTGGATTGTCAGCGACTTCGGTCTGAACGACGCCATTGAATCCGGACTGGTCAAAACCCCGCGTGTTGTGGTCCGGGATGATGCTGTGCCTGATGCGCAGACGTATAAATCACGACTCTATCACATTTACAATGACCCTGAAGTCCGAGATGACCTAAGCCGTTCCGCCAAACCTGAAGAGCCGCTGCCTGATTTGGTGCTGAATGCATACTATTTGCTGGGATACGACTGGCGTGAGACGTTGAGGGCCTGGCGGGATGCAGGGCATGAGTTGCCGCCGGTGATGATTAGTGTGTGCAATCGTACCGAAACAGCGGCACGGGTAAAACACGCTTTTGAAACCAGACGAATCCACATTGATGAACTGTGCGATCCGGCCCGTATTCTTCATATCGACTCAAAAGTACTGGAAAAAGCAGAAGCCCAAGAGGAAGCCGCCGTTTCAACCGAGTCTGAAAAAAATCCGGATGAGGAAGAAGAAAGAAAGGAGCCCAAATTAAAGAAGAGTGAACAAGCAGAACTGCTGCGTCGCATGGTCGACTCCGTAGGCAAACCTGGGCAGCCGGGGGAAAAGATTCAGAATGTGATTTCCGTGGGGATGCTGTCGGAAGGGTGGGACACCAAAACTGTCACACACATTATGGGCTTGCGGGCTTTTACCAGCCAGCTTCTCTGTGAACAGGTGGTTGGTCGAGGTCTGCGCCGCACTTCCTACGAAATTAATCCGCAAACGGGCTTATATAATCCGGAATATGTCAACATCTTCGGTGTCCCCTTCACTTTTCTTCCGCACGAAGAGGCACAAGACGGACCGCCCAAGCCGCCTGCTCCTAAAACCGCTGTTTATCCTGATCCTGCAAAAGCACAGTATGAAATTCGCTGGCCGAATGTTGTGCGCATCGAACGGGTTTATCAACCCAAACTGACGCTGGATTGGTCCCATGTACGCCCGCTCGAATTGGATGCAACCAAAACAGCAAAAATTGCCGAATTAGCCCCTATTCTCGAAGGCAAACCGGATGTAACAAATATTGCCCGGATTGAGCTGGAGCGTCTGGCAAAAGAATTTCGCACTCAACGGATTATCTTTGAAACAGCCAGAGACGTGTTTGACCAGATGAAACATACATGGAAAGGCGGGAGAGAAATTTTACTGGCCCAGCTGGTAAAACTTATCGAACAATTTATTCGGTCAGACAGGATTTCTATTTTCCCGCCTCTTTTTAGTCAAGATGATTTGTTCCGCCGTCTGATCATCACATTAAACATGTCCCGTGTTGTTCAGCACATTTGGGATTCTATACGGCAGGAAAATACCGAGCGACTTGTGCCTGTGTTTGACCGCGACCATCCGATTCGCTCTACAGGGGAAATGCGTACCTGGTACACAAGCAAACCCTGTGAAAGAACTTTAAAATCCCATATCAACGTGTGCGTTTATGACAGTACATGGGAAGCAACGGATGCATTTGTACTGGACAACAGTGACAAAGTAACGTCCTGGGTCAAAAACGATCATCTTAATTTTGAGATTCTTTATCTTTATAAAGGTATTGTATACAAATACCGCCCAGATTTTCTTATACGACTTGCTGACGGACAGATGCTTGTACTGGAAACAAAAGGAGAAGAATCCGAAAAAGATAAAGTGAAACATCAATATTTAGATGAATGGTGTCAAGCCGTAACCAGCCATGGAGGATTTGGAAGATGGTCATGGTTTGCTGTCAGACGGCCCGGAGAAATCCATGAGATTCTAAATGGTTGA
- a CDS encoding YebC/PmpR family DNA-binding transcriptional regulator — MAGHSHWAGIKHKKAANDAKRGKLWSKIARMIIVAAKNGGGDPDANLPLRYAIDKAKAANMPKDTIEKAVKKGTGELGGVHYEEVLYEGYAPGGVAVMIEGLTDNRNRTAPEIKKIFERRGGSLGASGCVSWMFSKKGLITVDTSAIAEDTLLELALAAGADDLQNTGRLYEITCAPASFETLKKALQEKNIPLNSAEIAMVPQTNVQITDEETARKVLGLMEDFEDHDDVQNVYANFDIPDSILAKIESQG; from the coding sequence ATGGCAGGACATTCACACTGGGCAGGCATCAAGCACAAAAAGGCGGCCAATGACGCCAAACGCGGCAAACTCTGGAGCAAAATCGCAAGAATGATTATTGTGGCGGCCAAAAACGGCGGCGGCGATCCCGATGCGAATCTTCCCCTTCGCTACGCCATTGACAAGGCCAAAGCCGCCAACATGCCCAAAGACACGATTGAAAAGGCCGTCAAAAAAGGAACCGGCGAGCTGGGCGGCGTGCATTACGAAGAGGTGCTCTATGAAGGATACGCCCCCGGCGGTGTCGCGGTGATGATTGAAGGACTTACAGACAACCGAAACCGAACGGCCCCGGAAATCAAGAAAATCTTCGAACGGCGGGGCGGCTCGCTGGGGGCCAGCGGCTGTGTGAGCTGGATGTTTTCCAAGAAGGGCCTGATTACCGTCGATACCTCGGCGATTGCCGAAGATACGCTGCTGGAGCTGGCACTGGCCGCCGGAGCCGACGATTTGCAGAATACCGGACGGCTGTATGAAATTACCTGTGCGCCCGCTTCTTTTGAGACCCTCAAAAAAGCCCTGCAGGAAAAAAATATCCCCTTGAACTCCGCCGAAATTGCCATGGTCCCTCAAACCAACGTGCAGATTACAGATGAGGAAACCGCCAGAAAGGTTCTGGGGCTGATGGAGGATTTCGAAGACCACGATGATGTCCAGAACGTGTATGCCAACTTTGATATTCCGGACAGCATCCTGGCCAAAATCGAATCGCAGGGCTAA
- a CDS encoding aminotransferase class I/II-fold pyridoxal phosphate-dependent enzyme, with amino-acid sequence MAAKRTDSVGKRGLSMAARAVHAGEPRKRYADSITTPIVQTSTFVFADSREIERYTHGGKKRYEYGRYGNPTATIAERRLADLEGAEDCVVFSSGMSAITTTILSLVQSGDHIVITDDSYKKTLEFCRSYLKQFGIGCTIVPFGDYGALEKAIRKNTRFIFSESPTNPYLNIFDLVKLKAIARRHRVLTLIDSTFATPLNQRPLEFGIDLVLHSCTKYLAGHNDILAGAVLGRTELVDKIRNLHKSMGGTIDPHCCYLLLRGLKTFPLRVAKQNETALKVARYLEGHPKIQRVYYPFLESHPHYEVAKSQMSGGGGVVTFETKGTLRSAKRFLDALRLCYIGPSLGGVETLITHPALVSYYDYSRKERYELGITDTLFRLAVGIEDAEDIIADLERGLRQL; translated from the coding sequence ATGGCAGCGAAGAGAACGGACAGCGTGGGCAAGCGCGGGCTTTCGATGGCCGCCCGGGCGGTGCATGCGGGGGAGCCGCGAAAGCGGTATGCGGACTCGATCACGACGCCGATTGTGCAGACGTCGACGTTTGTGTTTGCCGACAGCCGGGAGATTGAACGGTACACGCACGGGGGCAAAAAGCGGTACGAATACGGGCGGTACGGGAACCCGACGGCGACGATTGCGGAACGGCGGCTGGCGGATTTGGAGGGGGCCGAGGACTGCGTGGTGTTTTCGTCGGGGATGAGCGCGATTACGACGACGATTCTGTCGCTGGTACAGTCGGGCGACCATATTGTGATTACCGACGACAGCTACAAGAAGACGCTGGAGTTCTGCCGGTCGTACCTGAAGCAGTTCGGGATCGGCTGCACGATTGTGCCGTTCGGGGATTATGGGGCGCTGGAGAAGGCGATTCGGAAGAATACGCGGTTTATCTTTTCGGAGTCGCCGACGAATCCGTATCTGAATATTTTCGATTTGGTGAAGCTGAAGGCGATTGCGCGGCGGCATCGGGTGCTGACGCTGATTGACAGCACGTTTGCGACGCCGCTGAACCAGCGGCCGCTGGAGTTCGGGATTGATTTGGTGCTGCACAGCTGCACGAAGTATCTGGCGGGGCATAATGATATTCTGGCGGGGGCGGTGCTGGGGCGGACGGAGCTGGTGGACAAGATTCGCAACCTGCACAAGTCGATGGGGGGCACGATTGACCCGCACTGCTGCTATCTGCTGCTGCGGGGGCTGAAGACGTTTCCGCTGCGGGTGGCCAAGCAGAACGAGACGGCGCTGAAGGTGGCGCGGTATCTGGAGGGGCATCCGAAGATTCAGCGGGTGTATTATCCGTTTCTGGAGAGCCATCCGCATTATGAGGTGGCCAAAAGCCAGATGAGCGGGGGCGGCGGCGTGGTGACGTTTGAGACGAAGGGGACGCTGCGGTCGGCCAAGCGGTTTCTGGATGCGCTGCGGCTGTGCTATATCGGGCCGAGTCTGGGGGGCGTGGAGACGCTGATTACGCATCCGGCACTGGTCAGCTATTACGACTATTCGCGGAAGGAGCGGTACGAGCTGGGGATAACGGATACGCTGTTTCGGCTGGCGGTGGGAATTGAGGACGCCGAGGATATTATTGCGGACCTGGAGCGCGGGCTGCGGCAGCTGTGA